A region from the Actinoplanes sp. OR16 genome encodes:
- a CDS encoding NB-ARC domain-containing protein: MLAVVLAGLLLSTATLLSAVAINVATGGDAPWFPTMDDHPLRWAAASVPLVALGGWLIWWAQRGYESQRTALIPASQRPEPWMVDRPRELAAIIRALRRGSTTVGITTAVHGAGGFGKTTIARLVRADARIARHFGRRVYWVTLGRDARRGALVEKVNDLVKQIDPARAQPFTDIGQAADHLAAVLAEGPRRLVILDDVWFDDQLAAFPVTGRCARLVTTRVATLVGPDAVPVAVDQMSPEQARLVLTADLPRPPPEDVIDRLLTETGNWPLLLRLVNKVMVDQLRSRADVAAVSRELLARLHHDGPLTVDRLNRVDTAQLDINDPQQRDKAVSATIEAGAGLLRPEERALFGQLAIFVEDEVVPVSLVAALWQKTGNVGEAEARQLCARLADLALLSLSGTDSGGTISLHDVVRDYLAQGFTPAELRRLHTLLLDSVRVTPWWDLPENSRYLRDHLIEHLLASGRHGEAEEVATNLCWVTTRLEDNGPAAPAADLAHVDTSRARLLNRLLQQSAHLLGPAEPARSRAEIFYDRVAHSDGWAVQARLLAQQSSLTSVWPLPDLPDPALRRALRGPTSGINALVITPDGRRLISGGDDGAVRLWDPDSGQEARKLGIHRREVTVLAVSPDGTWLASGDHHGSLRLWDVTTGRPLRSIVAHQDEVSALAISADGAWLATGSADGSARLWDPRSGRQISQLRQSRRPDRDREQRRRPRPRPCVPDFAAWVTGIDIAPDGRSVTITDFEGVRTTWNATNEALGTRLLGRHTIGIVTPNSSHLVGGRSRIIKSWAAEIAGRTREFALSDRDATVQIVAVAAASDGSLIAAGTENGSTHLWNARTGQEITSIVSHSGQISALAVSPGGEWIATAGNDGALRMWSVSQHGDRVSRTWLSAPIRAVAVAPDGTWLALQSDDKAGEVRIWRSGESRPDEDAISSGFEVHGLAVSPAGRLAMASTRHVGIWWPAGRSQHGLSEKADAQVVAHSDDWLAAGCRDGGIILVHFSAYSPAITLTGHTGAVTALAFLPGRSWFASGGSDATVRIWACDSAEKLATLHGHSATVNALAAAPDGTWLASGGDDRTIRLWDPAGQRQIARLGADAGAVSSLAVSPDGRLLSSTSSDGTARIWDVEDRRVIAMTRVNGSLTTSAWHTDSRHLYLGGNGGLYCFRLQPTKTQKVWPSGSA, translated from the coding sequence ATGCTCGCGGTGGTCCTGGCCGGTCTCCTTCTGTCCACCGCCACGCTGCTCTCCGCCGTAGCGATCAACGTAGCGACCGGCGGGGACGCGCCCTGGTTCCCCACGATGGACGACCATCCACTCCGCTGGGCGGCGGCCTCGGTGCCTCTGGTCGCCCTCGGTGGGTGGCTGATCTGGTGGGCACAGCGCGGGTACGAGTCACAGCGCACCGCGTTGATCCCCGCTTCGCAGCGCCCCGAGCCGTGGATGGTGGACCGGCCCCGCGAGCTGGCCGCCATCATCCGCGCTCTGCGGCGCGGCTCCACGACGGTCGGCATCACCACGGCCGTCCACGGCGCGGGCGGCTTCGGCAAAACCACCATCGCCCGCCTGGTCCGCGCCGACGCCCGCATCGCCAGGCACTTCGGCCGCCGCGTGTACTGGGTGACGCTCGGCCGCGACGCCCGCCGCGGGGCACTCGTCGAGAAGGTCAACGACCTGGTCAAGCAGATCGATCCGGCGCGGGCCCAACCCTTCACCGACATAGGACAGGCAGCCGACCACCTGGCAGCCGTTCTCGCCGAGGGTCCGAGGCGGCTCGTCATCCTGGACGACGTCTGGTTCGACGACCAGTTGGCGGCGTTCCCCGTGACGGGCCGATGCGCGCGGCTGGTCACCACCCGCGTGGCGACCCTGGTCGGCCCGGATGCGGTGCCGGTCGCCGTCGACCAGATGTCACCCGAGCAGGCCCGGCTCGTGCTCACCGCCGACCTCCCCCGCCCGCCGCCGGAGGACGTCATCGATCGGCTGCTCACCGAGACCGGCAACTGGCCGCTGCTGCTGCGCCTGGTCAACAAGGTCATGGTCGATCAGCTCCGATCCCGGGCCGACGTCGCCGCGGTCAGCCGCGAACTGCTGGCACGGCTGCACCACGACGGCCCGCTCACCGTGGACCGCCTTAACCGCGTCGACACCGCGCAACTGGACATCAACGACCCTCAGCAGCGTGACAAGGCGGTCAGCGCCACCATCGAAGCCGGCGCCGGCCTGCTGAGACCGGAGGAACGGGCGCTCTTCGGCCAGCTGGCGATCTTCGTCGAGGACGAGGTGGTGCCGGTGTCGCTGGTCGCGGCGCTCTGGCAGAAGACCGGGAACGTCGGCGAGGCGGAGGCCAGGCAGTTGTGCGCCCGGCTCGCCGACCTGGCCCTGCTCTCCCTGAGCGGCACCGACAGCGGCGGCACGATCAGCCTGCACGACGTCGTCCGCGACTACCTGGCCCAGGGGTTCACCCCCGCTGAGCTGCGACGGCTGCACACCCTTCTGCTGGATTCCGTCCGGGTGACGCCGTGGTGGGACCTCCCGGAGAACAGCAGGTATCTCCGCGACCACCTCATCGAGCATCTGCTCGCAAGCGGCCGCCACGGGGAGGCTGAGGAAGTCGCGACGAACCTGTGCTGGGTCACCACTCGGCTGGAAGACAACGGGCCGGCGGCGCCGGCGGCCGACCTCGCGCACGTCGACACCTCACGGGCGCGCCTGCTCAACCGGCTGCTGCAGCAGTCGGCGCATCTCCTGGGCCCGGCCGAGCCGGCCCGGTCACGTGCCGAGATCTTCTACGACCGGGTGGCGCACAGCGACGGATGGGCCGTACAGGCGAGACTTCTCGCCCAGCAGTCGTCACTCACCAGCGTCTGGCCTCTCCCCGATCTTCCGGATCCAGCGCTCCGCCGCGCCCTGCGTGGTCCTACCAGCGGGATCAACGCTCTCGTCATCACTCCGGACGGGCGCCGGCTGATCAGCGGAGGCGACGACGGCGCGGTCCGGCTCTGGGACCCGGACAGCGGTCAGGAGGCGCGGAAGCTCGGCATCCACCGGCGTGAGGTGACAGTGCTCGCGGTGTCACCGGACGGAACCTGGCTCGCCAGCGGTGACCACCACGGGTCACTCCGGCTGTGGGACGTCACCACCGGCCGCCCGCTCCGGTCGATCGTGGCACATCAGGATGAGGTGTCAGCGCTGGCGATCTCAGCCGACGGCGCCTGGCTCGCCACGGGGAGCGCCGACGGCTCGGCCCGGCTGTGGGATCCGAGGTCCGGCCGTCAAATATCGCAGCTCCGGCAATCCCGACGCCCGGACCGCGACCGGGAACAACGCCGCAGACCCCGCCCCCGGCCCTGCGTGCCGGACTTCGCCGCCTGGGTGACCGGTATCGACATCGCACCCGACGGACGTTCCGTCACGATCACGGACTTCGAAGGGGTCCGCACGACGTGGAACGCCACGAACGAAGCACTGGGCACCCGCCTGCTGGGACGCCACACCATCGGCATCGTCACTCCGAACAGCAGCCACCTGGTGGGAGGCAGATCCCGCATCATCAAGTCCTGGGCGGCCGAGATTGCCGGGCGGACGCGGGAATTCGCCCTGTCCGACCGAGACGCGACCGTCCAGATTGTCGCTGTGGCCGCCGCATCGGACGGATCGTTGATCGCAGCGGGCACCGAGAACGGATCCACTCATCTCTGGAATGCGCGAACCGGCCAGGAGATCACTTCGATCGTGAGCCACTCGGGGCAGATCAGCGCGCTGGCGGTGTCTCCCGGTGGAGAATGGATCGCCACCGCCGGGAACGACGGCGCCCTCCGGATGTGGAGCGTCAGCCAGCACGGCGACCGGGTGAGCCGGACGTGGCTCAGCGCACCGATCAGGGCCGTCGCCGTCGCACCTGACGGGACCTGGCTCGCGCTGCAAAGCGACGACAAGGCCGGGGAGGTACGGATCTGGCGAAGCGGCGAGAGCCGACCGGACGAGGACGCCATCTCCAGCGGTTTCGAAGTCCACGGCCTCGCGGTCTCGCCCGCCGGCCGCTTGGCGATGGCATCCACGCGGCACGTCGGCATATGGTGGCCCGCCGGCCGGTCACAGCACGGCCTGTCCGAGAAGGCGGACGCACAGGTCGTCGCGCATTCCGATGACTGGCTCGCCGCAGGCTGCCGCGACGGTGGGATCATCCTCGTTCATTTCAGCGCCTACTCGCCCGCCATCACACTGACCGGCCACACCGGCGCCGTCACCGCGCTCGCCTTCCTGCCCGGCCGTTCATGGTTCGCCAGCGGCGGAAGTGATGCCACGGTCCGGATCTGGGCCTGCGACTCCGCAGAGAAGCTCGCCACGCTGCACGGGCACTCGGCCACCGTCAACGCCCTTGCTGCCGCCCCGGACGGAACGTGGCTGGCCAGCGGCGGTGACGACCGCACCATCCGGCTCTGGGACCCGGCCGGGCAGCGGCAGATCGCACGGCTCGGCGCCGATGCGGGCGCCGTGTCATCCCTCGCGGTCTCCCCTGACGGGCGCCTCCTCAGCTCTACCTCGTCCGACGGCACGGCACGCATCTGGGACGTCGAGGATCGCCGGGTGATCGCCATGACCCGGGTCAACGGTTCGCTGACCACCTCGGCATGGCATACCGACAGCCGGCATCTCTACCTGGGTGGAAACGGCGGGCTCTACTGCTTCAGGCTTCAGCCGACGAAGACGCAGAAGGTGTGGCCGTCCGGGTCGGCGTAG
- a CDS encoding VOC family protein translates to MSVPKLRSFVLDTRDARRLAEFYRHLLGLEYRPGDEPSPGDDGEKDWLVLLGDDGSWQLAFQETKGIRPTTWPDDGVPQQMHLDTAVGSKKELDRQHERVLSLGGTLRFDRSDDPQEPLRVYADPDGHTFCVFVG, encoded by the coding sequence GTGAGCGTTCCTAAGCTGAGGTCCTTCGTCCTCGACACACGTGACGCGCGACGGCTTGCCGAGTTCTACCGTCATCTGCTCGGGCTGGAGTACCGCCCGGGCGACGAGCCGTCCCCCGGCGACGACGGGGAGAAGGACTGGCTCGTGCTGCTCGGCGACGACGGGTCGTGGCAGCTCGCCTTCCAGGAGACCAAGGGGATCCGGCCCACGACGTGGCCGGACGACGGAGTGCCGCAGCAGATGCACCTGGACACCGCTGTCGGCTCCAAGAAGGAGCTGGATCGGCAGCATGAGCGGGTGCTCAGTCTCGGTGGGACGCTGAGGTTCGACCGCAGTGACGACCCGCAGGAGCCGCTGCGCGTCTACGCCGACCCGGACGGCCACACCTTCTGCGTCTTCGTCGGCTGA
- a CDS encoding NUDIX hydrolase: MSFTHERLSRTPRYDGAIFSVYTDEVSMSDGSSAPRDVVENRGAVVVVALDEQDQVVLIKQYRHPVGRHLWELPAGLRDVEDEDPALTAARELAEEVDLRAARFDRLVDLHTSPGFSDEFVLIYLARDLTPVPAGERHVRTAEEADLEVRRVPLDAAVEMAFRGEITNAAAVTGILAAARARDAGWAPLRSL; this comes from the coding sequence ATGAGTTTCACCCACGAGCGGCTGTCCCGGACGCCGCGCTACGACGGCGCGATCTTCTCGGTCTACACCGACGAGGTCAGCATGTCCGACGGCTCGTCAGCGCCGCGCGACGTGGTGGAGAACCGCGGCGCCGTCGTCGTGGTCGCCCTCGACGAGCAGGACCAGGTGGTGCTGATCAAGCAGTACCGTCACCCGGTCGGCAGGCACCTCTGGGAGCTGCCGGCCGGCCTGCGCGACGTCGAGGACGAGGATCCGGCCCTCACCGCGGCCCGGGAGCTGGCCGAGGAGGTCGACCTGCGGGCCGCCCGCTTCGACCGGCTCGTCGACCTGCACACCTCCCCGGGCTTCTCCGACGAGTTCGTGCTGATCTACCTGGCCCGCGACCTGACACCGGTCCCGGCCGGTGAGCGGCACGTCCGCACCGCCGAGGAGGCCGACCTGGAGGTCCGCCGCGTGCCGTTGGACGCGGCGGTGGAGATGGCCTTCCGCGGCGAGATCACCAACGCGGCCGCGGTGACCGGCATCCTCGCTGCCGCGCGTGCGCGCGACGCGGGCTGGGCTCCGCTCCGCTCCCTCTGA
- a CDS encoding CTP synthase, giving the protein MASTVRDTRHIFVTGGVASSLGKGLTASSLGNLLTARGLRVVMQKLDPYLNVDPGTMNPFQHGEVFVTEDGAETDLDVGHYERFLDRDLSGKANVTTGQVYSAVIARERRGEYLGDTVQVIPHITNEIKSRIFAMADPDESGNVPDVVITEVGGTVGDMESLPFLEAIRQVRHEVGRDHVFYLHVSLVPYLAPSGELKTKPTQHSVAALRNIGIQPDALICRSDREIPEKMKHKLALYCDVDAEAVIACPDAPSIYDIPKVLHDEGLDAYVVRRLGLSFRDVNWKQWNDLLERVHHPKRTITIALVGKYVDLPDAYLSVTEAIRAAGFGNTVKIQIRWVPSDSCETPAGAATALKGVDGIVIPGGFGVRGIEGKVNTSRYARENGVPILGLCLGLQCMTIDAARHLAGLTGANSLEFDETATYPVISTMADQEDIVAGKGDLGGTMRLGAYPAALKEGSIVAEVYGSTEISERHRHRYEVNNDYRDKLAQAGLVFSGTSPDGRLVEFIELDRDVHPYFVATQAHPELKSRPTRPHPLFDGLVKAAITYASADELPVLTEPVPAE; this is encoded by the coding sequence TTGGCCTCAACAGTGCGCGACACGCGGCACATCTTCGTCACCGGGGGCGTCGCCTCCTCGCTGGGCAAGGGCCTCACCGCCTCCAGCCTCGGCAATCTGCTCACCGCCCGCGGTCTCCGCGTCGTGATGCAGAAGCTCGACCCCTACCTGAACGTCGACCCCGGAACGATGAACCCGTTCCAGCACGGCGAGGTCTTCGTGACCGAGGACGGCGCCGAGACCGACCTCGACGTCGGGCACTACGAGCGGTTCCTCGACCGGGACCTCTCCGGCAAGGCGAACGTCACGACCGGCCAGGTCTACTCGGCGGTCATCGCCCGGGAGCGGCGCGGTGAATACCTCGGCGACACCGTCCAGGTCATCCCGCACATCACCAACGAGATCAAGAGCCGGATCTTCGCGATGGCCGACCCGGACGAGTCCGGCAACGTGCCGGACGTCGTGATCACCGAGGTCGGCGGCACGGTCGGCGACATGGAGTCGCTGCCGTTCCTCGAGGCGATCCGCCAGGTCCGGCACGAGGTCGGCCGCGACCACGTCTTCTACCTGCACGTCTCACTGGTGCCCTACCTGGCGCCGTCGGGTGAGCTGAAGACCAAGCCGACCCAGCACTCGGTGGCGGCGCTGCGCAACATCGGTATCCAGCCGGACGCCCTGATCTGCCGCAGCGACCGCGAGATCCCCGAGAAGATGAAGCACAAGCTGGCGCTCTACTGCGACGTCGACGCGGAAGCCGTCATCGCCTGCCCGGACGCGCCGAGCATCTACGACATCCCGAAGGTGCTGCACGACGAGGGCCTCGACGCCTACGTCGTGCGCCGTCTCGGCCTGTCGTTCCGCGACGTCAACTGGAAGCAGTGGAACGACCTGCTGGAGCGGGTGCACCACCCGAAGCGGACCATCACGATCGCGCTGGTCGGCAAGTACGTCGACCTGCCGGATGCGTACCTCTCGGTCACCGAGGCGATCCGCGCGGCCGGCTTCGGCAACACCGTGAAGATCCAGATCCGCTGGGTGCCGAGCGACAGCTGCGAGACCCCGGCCGGCGCCGCCACCGCGCTCAAGGGCGTCGACGGCATCGTCATCCCGGGCGGCTTCGGCGTGCGCGGCATCGAGGGCAAGGTCAACACTTCCCGGTACGCGCGGGAGAACGGCGTACCGATCCTCGGTCTGTGTCTCGGTCTTCAGTGCATGACCATCGACGCGGCCCGTCACCTGGCGGGTCTGACCGGCGCGAACTCGCTGGAGTTCGACGAGACCGCCACCTACCCGGTCATCTCGACGATGGCCGACCAGGAGGACATCGTCGCGGGCAAGGGCGACCTGGGCGGCACCATGCGTCTCGGCGCCTACCCGGCCGCTCTGAAGGAGGGCTCGATCGTCGCCGAGGTGTACGGCTCGACCGAGATCTCCGAGCGGCACCGGCACCGCTACGAGGTGAACAACGACTACCGGGACAAGCTGGCGCAGGCCGGCCTGGTCTTCTCCGGCACGTCGCCGGACGGCCGCCTGGTCGAGTTCATCGAGCTGGACCGGGACGTCCACCCGTACTTCGTGGCGACCCAGGCCCACCCGGAGCTGAAGAGCCGCCCGACCCGGCCGCACCCGCTCTTCGACGGCCTGGTGAAGGCGGCGATCACCTACGCCTCCGCCGACGAGCTGCCGGTGCTGACCGAGCCGGTCCCCGCGGAATGA
- a CDS encoding glycosyltransferase family 4 protein: MSSDDNWQGSVVLVLASSTGGIGQHVASLARGLQAAGCRVLVCGPAATDAHFGFSAKGLEFAPVEIPADPGPQDSGAIRQLRKAIAGRDAQVIHAHGLRAGFVVSLARTGLPVVVTWHNAVLARGLKGQAGALLERIVARNATLTLGASEDLVQRALTLGAKRARLGPVAAPELAAPKRTRSAVRAEFRLKPATPLILSVGRLHPQKRYDLLVDAAARWRELSPVPVVAVAGSGPSYMPLAQRASQVHAPFHLLGHRTDVPDLLLGADLAVVTSDWEARQLFAQEALNAGVPLIVTAVGGLPGLVGDAALQIPPGDLEALDEAVRRMLADPELRAGYAARGPVQAASWPREADVVTDVRAAYAEVTA; encoded by the coding sequence GTGAGCAGCGACGACAACTGGCAGGGCTCGGTCGTGCTGGTGCTGGCCTCCAGCACCGGCGGGATCGGCCAGCACGTCGCCTCGCTGGCCCGCGGCCTGCAAGCCGCCGGCTGCCGGGTGCTGGTCTGCGGCCCGGCCGCCACCGACGCGCACTTCGGGTTCAGCGCGAAGGGGCTGGAATTCGCCCCGGTGGAGATCCCCGCCGACCCCGGGCCGCAGGACTCCGGCGCGATCCGGCAGCTGCGCAAGGCGATCGCCGGCCGCGACGCCCAGGTGATCCACGCGCACGGCCTGCGCGCCGGTTTCGTGGTGTCGCTGGCCCGCACCGGCCTGCCGGTCGTGGTGACCTGGCACAACGCGGTGCTCGCCCGAGGCCTCAAGGGCCAGGCCGGCGCGCTGCTCGAACGGATCGTGGCCCGCAACGCCACCCTCACGCTCGGCGCCTCGGAGGACCTGGTGCAGCGGGCCCTGACGCTGGGCGCGAAGAGGGCCCGGCTCGGCCCGGTCGCCGCGCCCGAGCTGGCCGCCCCGAAACGCACCCGGTCGGCGGTCCGCGCCGAGTTCCGCCTGAAGCCTGCGACGCCGCTGATCCTGTCGGTGGGCCGCCTGCACCCGCAGAAGCGCTACGACCTGCTCGTCGACGCCGCGGCCCGCTGGCGTGAGCTCAGCCCCGTGCCGGTGGTGGCGGTGGCCGGTTCCGGACCCAGCTACATGCCGCTGGCGCAGCGGGCGTCGCAGGTGCACGCCCCGTTCCACCTGCTCGGTCACCGCACCGACGTGCCGGATCTGCTGCTCGGCGCCGACCTGGCGGTGGTGACCAGTGACTGGGAGGCGCGGCAGCTGTTCGCCCAGGAGGCGCTGAACGCCGGGGTGCCGCTGATCGTCACGGCCGTCGGCGGGCTGCCCGGCCTGGTCGGTGACGCGGCGCTGCAGATCCCGCCCGGTGACCTGGAGGCGCTCGACGAGGCGGTCCGCCGGATGCTGGCCGACCCGGAACTGCGCGCCGGCTATGCGGCCCGCGGCCCCGTCCAGGCAGCGAGCTGGCCGCGGGAGGCGGACGTGGTCACCGACGTGCGGGCCGCGTACGCCGAGGTCACCGCGTGA
- the murJ gene encoding murein biosynthesis integral membrane protein MurJ: MSRTARKGLAGAAALITILTVVARLAGFARTFVFLRTVGHESLGDVYNAANVIPNIIFELVAGGALASLVVPLLAGSVAAGDRERVHAVASALLSWVLVLLVPIALLLAALAGPISGLLLADAPAQNQELAASMLRVFAPQLPLYGVGIVLAGVLQAHHRFAWPVIAPLLSSVTVMGAYLAYAVADGAKTGIAGLSVTGEALLAWGTTLGVVVLSLCLVVPLRGLDLRLRPSLRFPGGEGRKAVRLGWAGAVTVGSQQVMTLVVLLLTAAGGLTIYNTAQTVFLLPWAVLAVPLATAVYPRLSAAAEHGDEEGYRAALSSSARTVVVLAGLGVAALVALAEPAAHLIDAPPAAEGIVGFAPGLFGYALFALLSRALYARGATRAAAGATAAGWFVAALAALVLIKADTLGLGLANSVGMTVLAVLLAAAVHRHAPRSLAGLGRATTAAVVAAAAAGGAGWWVVQRLQGPTPSVLGSLTEGMLGGVVVAVVYAAVVWTLDRETIRRRGRGA, from the coding sequence GTGAGCCGCACCGCCAGGAAAGGGCTCGCCGGGGCCGCCGCCCTCATCACGATCCTCACCGTGGTGGCCCGGCTGGCCGGGTTCGCCCGCACGTTCGTCTTCCTGCGCACGGTCGGCCACGAGAGCCTCGGCGACGTCTACAACGCCGCGAACGTCATCCCGAACATCATCTTCGAGCTGGTGGCCGGTGGCGCCCTGGCGAGCCTGGTGGTGCCGCTGCTGGCCGGTTCGGTGGCGGCCGGCGACCGGGAGCGGGTGCACGCGGTCGCCTCGGCGCTGCTGAGCTGGGTGCTGGTGCTGCTGGTGCCGATCGCGCTGCTGCTCGCCGCGCTGGCCGGGCCGATCAGCGGCCTGCTGCTCGCCGACGCGCCGGCGCAGAACCAGGAGCTGGCCGCGAGCATGCTGCGGGTCTTCGCACCCCAGCTTCCCCTGTACGGCGTGGGCATTGTGCTGGCGGGCGTCCTGCAGGCGCATCACCGTTTCGCCTGGCCGGTGATCGCGCCGCTGCTGTCCAGCGTGACCGTGATGGGGGCGTACCTGGCGTACGCGGTCGCCGACGGCGCCAAGACCGGCATCGCCGGGTTGTCGGTGACCGGTGAGGCGCTGCTGGCCTGGGGTACGACGCTCGGCGTGGTGGTGCTGTCGCTCTGCCTGGTCGTGCCGCTGCGCGGGCTGGACCTGCGGCTGCGACCCTCGCTGCGGTTCCCGGGCGGGGAGGGGCGCAAGGCGGTCCGGCTCGGCTGGGCGGGGGCCGTCACGGTCGGCTCGCAGCAGGTGATGACGCTGGTGGTGCTGTTGCTGACCGCTGCCGGCGGGTTGACGATCTACAACACGGCGCAGACGGTGTTCCTGCTGCCGTGGGCGGTTCTGGCCGTGCCGCTGGCCACGGCGGTGTATCCCCGGTTGTCGGCCGCTGCCGAGCACGGGGATGAGGAGGGCTATCGGGCGGCGTTGAGCTCGTCCGCCCGTACCGTCGTGGTGCTCGCGGGGTTGGGGGTGGCCGCTCTCGTAGCGCTTGCCGAGCCCGCCGCTCATCTGATCGACGCGCCGCCGGCCGCGGAGGGCATCGTCGGTTTCGCGCCCGGACTTTTCGGATATGCCCTCTTTGCACTCCTCTCTCGTGCGCTCTACGCGCGGGGGGCCACGCGCGCTGCGGCGGGCGCGACGGCGGCGGGATGGTTCGTGGCGGCCCTCGCGGCTCTTGTCCTCATCAAAGCGGACACTTTGGGCCTGGGGCTCGCCAACAGCGTCGGCATGACGGTGCTGGCCGTCCTGCTGGCCGCCGCCGTACACCGGCACGCTCCGAGATCGCTGGCCGGCCTGGGCAGAGCCACCACCGCCGCGGTGGTCGCGGCAGCAGCGGCAGGCGGCGCCGGCTGGTGGGTGGTGCAGCGGTTGCAAGGGCCCACCCCGAGCGTTCTCGGCAGCCTCACCGAGGGCATGCTGGGCGGTGTCGTGGTAGCCGTGGTCTACGCCGCGGTGGTGTGGACGCTGGACCGGGAAACGATCAGAAGGCGAGGACGCGGCGCGTGA
- a CDS encoding copper transporter codes for MINFRYHVVSLTAVFLALAIGLVVGTAALNGPVSENLRTNLEALKKDNDVRRDQVNQLRDELNRGQDFATEMAPVVLAGKLTARKIAVVSLPGADESADGVAKMLNVAGATITARVSVEEKFFDPNYTNELLDLADQSSQPSIPVTSLPRNSDGVETASALLALALEQGSTSPTPDDVTAVLTALGKAGYLAVEDNATGGAEATVLVAAEPATDKDATTKSQSAVTVATQFYQRRPLVVAGDGAGEGNLVSGVRSDPTLVKQISTVDNVSTVQGQLATAMAAGERLVQNRIGQYGLAAGATSMVPSAAP; via the coding sequence GTGATCAACTTCCGGTACCACGTGGTGTCGCTCACCGCGGTCTTCCTCGCGCTCGCGATCGGCCTGGTGGTCGGCACCGCGGCGCTCAACGGCCCGGTCTCGGAGAACCTGCGCACCAACCTCGAGGCGTTGAAGAAGGACAACGACGTCCGGCGCGATCAGGTGAACCAGCTGCGTGACGAGCTCAACCGCGGCCAGGACTTCGCGACCGAGATGGCGCCGGTGGTGCTCGCCGGCAAGCTGACCGCCCGCAAGATCGCGGTGGTGTCGCTGCCCGGGGCCGACGAGTCCGCAGACGGCGTGGCGAAGATGCTGAACGTGGCCGGCGCGACGATCACCGCCCGGGTGTCGGTCGAGGAGAAGTTCTTCGACCCGAACTACACCAACGAGTTGCTCGACCTGGCCGACCAGTCGTCGCAGCCGAGCATTCCGGTGACCTCGCTGCCGCGCAACAGCGACGGCGTGGAGACGGCCAGCGCCCTGCTCGCGCTCGCCCTGGAGCAGGGCTCCACCTCGCCGACGCCTGATGACGTCACGGCCGTGCTGACCGCGCTGGGCAAGGCGGGCTACCTCGCGGTGGAGGACAACGCGACCGGCGGCGCCGAGGCGACGGTGCTGGTGGCGGCCGAGCCGGCGACCGACAAGGACGCGACGACGAAGAGCCAGTCCGCCGTCACCGTGGCGACCCAGTTCTATCAGCGGCGCCCGCTCGTGGTGGCCGGTGACGGCGCGGGTGAGGGCAACCTGGTCTCCGGCGTGCGCAGCGACCCCACGCTGGTGAAGCAGATCTCCACGGTGGACAACGTCAGCACCGTGCAGGGTCAGCTGGCGACGGCGATGGCGGCCGGCGAGCGGCTGGTGCAGAACCGGATCGGTCAGTACGGTCTCGCCGCGGGCGCCACGTCGATGGTGCCGTCAGCGGCGCCGTGA